The genome window TGAGGGCACAGGGCTTGGTCTGTCAATAGTAAAAAAGGTTCTCAATGTAATGGGTGGTGATATCTGGCTTGAGAGCGAGTTTGGAAAGGGTAGCACATTTTACTTTATCATTAAGTTTTTATTGCAACATTCGGTGCCTGCGCCTGCGGCGGTGCCGATAGCAGAGATAAAGCTAAAAGGCAAACGCATACTGGTAGTGGACAGCAATCCAACAACAATGGCCGGTGTGGCTGATATGATAAAAAGTGAGGGGGTTTTAGCAGATACAGCTCCAAACGGTAAAATTGCTCTGAGTATGCTTAACTCTTTGAAATCTGATTATGATGCAATCATTTTGGATTTTCAGCTTACCGACATGGATGCTTTTGACCTTGTAGAAAAAATAAAAACAGAGACCGGACCGTTAGTTAAAATAATCATGCTGGTATCAGCCGGTTTACGAGGTGATGCGTTACAATGCAGGGAACTTGGAATTTCAGGCTATCTGGTTAAACCGGTATATAAATCGGATTTAATAGAAGTACTAACTATAGCAATAGAGAGGGGTAATGACTCTGCCGCTTCACTTTTGACACGCCACACAGTGCGGGAATTACACGAAAACATTGATATTTTGGTAGCCGAGGACAACATTGTAAATCAAACTCTTGCCATTAAACTTCTGCAAAAGCGCGGTTACAATCCTGTGGTGGTGGGAACAGGCCGTGAGGCTGTGGATATGTTGGCTAAACAAAATTTTGACATTGTACTTATGGACGTACAGATGCCGGAGTTGGATGGTTTAGAGGCAACAAAGTATATAAGAAACTTAAAAGATGCTAAGATGAATGTGGGGATACCTATAATTGCCATGACAGCCCACGCCCTTAAGGGAGACATGGAGCTTTGTCTGGCAGCAGGCATGGATGACTATATCTCAAAGCCGTTAAAGGCTGAAGATTTATATAAGCTGGTTGAAAAATACACTGCTTCCATACACAAAGACAAGGGGGTGCAGGAAATGCCGCATGAAATACAGGTGAAACCTGAGACGCAGGAAAAACACGAGGCGCCGATGAAACCGGAGACACCGGCTCCAAAACCGGACTCAGGACAGGAGAAACTTTCTATCTCTTTACAAAAGCCCATGGTTGCACAACAGCCTTCAACGAGAACCTCTGCAAAGGCTTTGGATGTAAAAGAGGCTCTTCAGCGTCTGGACAACGATGAGGAAATTCTCAGAGATATGTGGATTGCTTTTGTGGAGGATGCGCCAAAGCAGTTAGCGCTCCTAAAAGAGCTCTTTGATGCAGGCGATGTGGAAGGACTTCAGAAACAAGCCCATACGATAAAAGGAATGTCTGCAAACATTGGTGCCACAGCCCTTAAGAGTGAGTCTTTCAGAATGGAAATTGCTTTAAGAAAACTAAGCAAAGATATGAGTGATGCGGAAAAATTGATTGTTGCAACCTTTATTGAAAGTTTGATGTTTGAACTGGATATGGCCATGAAGGATATTAATACAAATCTTTCTAAACCCATCGGTACAATAAAGTAGGCCACCGTCTCCGGCCAGGTTATACGCACTCACTTGCCGGATGATGGTACTAACGGTTCCGGCATTATAGCTGCCGGCACTAAAGCGCCCGATGTAAAGCAGCGGATACCGCAGTGGTACTCCAAAGTGTTGAAATCAGACAGTTTTGCCATCTTACCAATAGTGGTTGCTGAAAAGCCGGCTGCAGTTATTATATATATAAATGCCGTTTTGAATATAATACCAAGTAGCAGTCATGGAATTAAGAGCTTTTTTTAAAGTTTCCGTCATATGTCCGCAATTTTTTTCCTGAGGCCACGTCCCAAATTGAAGCTGTGCCGTCCCACGAGCCGACAACAACCAGTTTTCCATCCGCTGTAAGTGACAAAGAAGAAACAGACAGTACATCGGGCGGGAAAACTATTTTTTCTTTTCCATTAGTCAAGTCCCAGAGTCTAAGACGCTGCGAGATTCCACCGGAGAGGGCATACCTGTCATCAGGGGTTATCACAATGGCGGTTACGGCATTACTGTGCCCCAAAAGCACTCCAGTCTCCCTGCCCTGTGCAATGTCCCACATCCTAATGACTCCATCATACCCTCCCCCTGTCAACATAAATTTAGCGGACTTACTTATAGCTATCGTTTTTATATTATGTGCGTTGCCGGAAAAAATCTTTATTTCCGTCCCTGTCCCGATGTTCCAAAGCCTTAAAATATTATCCATGCCTGCTGAGGCTGCAAGCAGTCCGTCTGAGGTTATGGCTATCGTTTGTGTGTTGTTTTTTGGGCCGATAAATGCCATTATCTCCCTGCCGGTGACAATGTCCCATAGTTTTAGTGTATCGTTCTTTGCAGCGCTTAACATGTGCTTGCCATCCGGGGTTAGGGCTATAGCGTTTATATGGTCCCTGTGGCCTGCAAATATCTTTACTCTTTTGCCGGTTTCAATATTCCATTTTCTAACCGTATTACCGGCAATTCCCAGTATGTACTTACTGTCTGTTGTTATATATGCAGACCTGATAGAACGGTCACCAAGAGAAAACTCTCCAGCCAAATTACCGCTTTTAATATCAACAAGTTTTATATTGAAGGTGGTTTCTATGATTTTGTCACGGCCATATACTATTGCGGCATATTTGCAGTCAGGTGATACGTTTACAGAGGTGACACTGCCGTCGGAGCCTACCGGCTTAAAAACACTCTTATCCGGTATAGCACTAATCTGCACTGCCGGCTGTAACTTATAAACAGTTATGTGTCCGCGGTTTTTTGCAGTAAATTGTTCATATATGTCAGGGTTTGGCATGTTGCCTATTGTCGGGCCGTCGTGAATATCAATAATGAGAGGCCGGTAGTAAACGGCATAATCAGGCGGAGGGTAAAGGGGGGCTACATTTGTTTCCTCAGTTACACACTCAGTTAATATCCAGTTTGGCAGGCTTGTGAAGTTAACAGAGTCCAAAAATCTTGCATTAATAACCTGCATACCTGTATAAAACATCAGTGGAAATTCAGGGCAAGAAACCAGTATTGTATCCCCGGGGTTACCTTTCTTCCTTAAATATTTTACAGTATCCTCAAGCCGGTTTAAGGAATCAGTTTTTATGACATTCACCAGACTAAGAACCGTAGCCCGGGGTTCATGCAATGTAACCACCACATCGTTTAAAATCCTCACGGGCCATGCGCTCACATAGGATATAAAATTTGTAAAACACAACAGGCATATCAAAGACACCCTGAGCCATGCAGAGGAAACATAGGTGGTAAGAATGAACACTGTCAGGAGTACAAAATTTGGTATAAGATGCACCATATATCTTACATAAATTCCCGGGGCAAGGGGCACTATAAGCAAATTTAAAGGTATGGTAAGTAACAGTAGAAATGCTAAATCGCTCTGAACAGTGGACACTTTGGACATAGCGGCATATCTGTCCTTTATCGTTAACCTCCGGTGCATGTAATACGCCAGTGGAATTAAAAACAAGAAAAAAGAAAAAAAGTGGAAATGAATCTCGGCGAGATAAAACTTAAATTTTGTCATGAATTCCCCATGGCCGATGTAACTGGATTGATGCCAGGGTTTTGCATATACAAGCCACGGCAGTGCCATGAGTGTAAAAACAGCAGAACTAACGAAAACGGAGAAAATCATTCCTGTGTTTCTTTTTTCGGTAAATAAAGCAAAAATCCATAGCGCAAATATGTTTCCGGCCAGGACTATGTAATTTGTATAAAACTGTATTGCCATGCTTAGAGTCAACACAATGATACCCTTTGGTTTTTTCCCGGCCATAATAAGGTAAACGGCAAATATGAGGCACACCTCTGCAAATATTACCAATGAGTAGTACCTGCACTGCCTTGCATGGAGGACAAACATTTCAGATGTGGCTATAAACAGGGCCGCCGTTAGAGCCGCTCTGTGGGAGTTAAATATACGGTACGCTAACAATGTGGTTAAGAACACGGTGGCTACCCCAATCAGGGCAAAGGGAAAGCGTCCTGCTGCTGTTGTCTGTCCAAGTATTTTGAAAGAAGCCGCAGCGATGTATTCATCCAGCCACGGCCTCCATGTAACAATGTGAGATTCGTTTTCAAACACAGATGGTCCGTAAAGAGAAATATAATTTTTACCGTCATATGCCCTGGGCAAACCGAACTTTGTTATACTTATGGCAAGGTTGGCTGTTTCAGCCTCATCCGGCCAAAGATATTTATCGTTAAGGTTGTAGCATAATATAAATATTGTATATAAACACAGTGTTGCATACATTAATGTGTTAAGAAACCCGACGGTTTTTAATGATGTTGTAAGAGGCTTAAGCAGATAGATACTTTCCTTTTATGAGACTATTTTTTTAGTGAAATTTATAGTAATACACACTCATATAGTTTACCATAATTGTATTGTCACAGTATATTTTTTTTACACGGGGTTGTATTGTTTATTAATAAAACATAGAAAACTCAAATAGATGAATTAAAAGTACAGAAAAAGGGTTTGCAGTTGACTATCATCTGTCCGCTCTCTTGGTGGACATTTTCAATTGCTAAAAACCTGACACTTTTACTTTGCTAATACAGCCTAATTATAGCTTGTAAAACAAGCTATATTAAAAGTACAATATCCAGAGCTTTACAGCTATTGGAAAGTCTTAATCTGTAAGAGGGAATACTATTGTGCTGAATAATAAGGTAACGGAGATTTGCAGGGAACTCATCAAAAAAGAGCTTACCACTCTGAAGGATTTGCCTGTGGAACTTGCCGACACTATTGCCAATATTTACTACACGTTTGTAGTGCTTATTTTGCCTTATGTTAATATTGAGCCGGGTGGAAACTCACTTAAGTCCATCAAAGAAGCACTAAGTGCAGCAGAGCTGTATTTTGAGGATGGGACAGATAACGTGCGCACCCCTGTGGAAGAGATAGCCGCCTCTATGGCCGGCATCACTGCCGTTACCCAGTTTGTCACCATACTAAGAGATATAGATAAAAACACGGACCCCCTACAATATCGCTCCGCCACAGAACTTATACTTGACTACCTTAAGTACGGCATTGAGGATGCCGACAAAAAATTGCTTTTTTTAAGGCTTTTTGAGCGCCTGACCAAAAAATCAAAGTCTCATGGAAAAGAAATCATTAAAGGTCTTTCAGAAGTTATAGGAATATGAAAAGCTCCCGTAAATTATGTAATTGCCGGAATGGATGCCTGTAAGCCGTGGGAAATAATAAGGCAATCGTAACAATGGCTATAGGGGAGGCATATCAGACAATGTGGCGGAGCCTCTGTATGACCGGTTGGGAGAGGTATGCACAAAAGCACGGATATGATATTATTTGCATAGACAATCCCTTAGACAAATCAGAGCGTGCCCTTAGCCGCAGTCCGGCATGGCAGAAGTGTTTAGTGTTAAGTCAGGATTTTTCAAATAAATACGACCGGATTGTGTGGATGGATTGTGACATTTTAATAAATCCCTATTTTGCCCCCTCAATTGTGGATGAAGTGCCGGAGGGTATGGTTGGCGCCGTGGACGTTTGGTCGTCTCCAACTTCAGGATGGTTTCCCCTGGCATTACAGAGATATATGGACATAACCCCTGGAAGCGATACATTTAGCCTAAGTGTTTCCGCCTATTATCAAAAGTACGGCCTGCCTGATACCTTCGATAAGGTAGTGCAAACAGGTGTGCTCGTGATGTCCCCAAAGCACAGGGCTGTGCTGGAGATGACCTACTACGAGTATGAGGAAAAAGGCGGGCCGCAGTGGAACTATGAGATGAGACCTCTTTCTTATGAATTGCAAAAGGCCTCGTGCGTCCACTGGATTGACGTTAGATACAACATGAGCTGGCCTGTTTACAAGTGTCTGTTTTACCCGTTTTTAATGTTGGAAAGTACCCTTGACGATGAACAAAAAAAGGCACTGTCGGGGGCTTGTGTCAATGCCGCATACCATTACGGATACTTTCTACACTTTCCAGGGGATAAATCTGATATGCATCTGGTTAACCAGGAAACATCCCTGTGGACTGACTGTAAAATATAATTAAAAATGAGTCTTGACATAAACAAAGGTTTTTTTGTTTAATAGATTTGCGGTTGACACAGACACCGATACTAACAGACAATATTTAGGAGGATGAAATGGCTGATATTAAAGCAGATCAGGTTTTGGATACAAAGGGGTTGAACTGTCCAATGCCGGTATTAAAGACTAAAAAGGCTCTTGATGGGATCGAATCCGGCAAAGTGCTTGAGGTAATATCAACGGACGCCGGTTCAAAGTCTGACATTCCGGCTCTTTTAAACAGACTTGGCCACGAATTACTGGAGACCAAAGAAAGCGGTAACGTTATTTCATTTTTTATTAA of Nitrospirae bacterium YQR-1 contains these proteins:
- a CDS encoding sulfurtransferase TusA family protein; protein product: MADIKADQVLDTKGLNCPMPVLKTKKALDGIESGKVLEVISTDAGSKSDIPALLNRLGHELLETKESGNVISFFIKKA
- a CDS encoding glycosyltransferase family 39 protein, producing the protein MYATLCLYTIFILCYNLNDKYLWPDEAETANLAISITKFGLPRAYDGKNYISLYGPSVFENESHIVTWRPWLDEYIAAASFKILGQTTAAGRFPFALIGVATVFLTTLLAYRIFNSHRAALTAALFIATSEMFVLHARQCRYYSLVIFAEVCLIFAVYLIMAGKKPKGIIVLTLSMAIQFYTNYIVLAGNIFALWIFALFTEKRNTGMIFSVFVSSAVFTLMALPWLVYAKPWHQSSYIGHGEFMTKFKFYLAEIHFHFFSFFLFLIPLAYYMHRRLTIKDRYAAMSKVSTVQSDLAFLLLLTIPLNLLIVPLAPGIYVRYMVHLIPNFVLLTVFILTTYVSSAWLRVSLICLLCFTNFISYVSAWPVRILNDVVVTLHEPRATVLSLVNVIKTDSLNRLEDTVKYLRKKGNPGDTILVSCPEFPLMFYTGMQVINARFLDSVNFTSLPNWILTECVTEETNVAPLYPPPDYAVYYRPLIIDIHDGPTIGNMPNPDIYEQFTAKNRGHITVYKLQPAVQISAIPDKSVFKPVGSDGSVTSVNVSPDCKYAAIVYGRDKIIETTFNIKLVDIKSGNLAGEFSLGDRSIRSAYITTDSKYILGIAGNTVRKWNIETGKRVKIFAGHRDHINAIALTPDGKHMLSAAKNDTLKLWDIVTGREIMAFIGPKNNTQTIAITSDGLLAASAGMDNILRLWNIGTGTEIKIFSGNAHNIKTIAISKSAKFMLTGGGYDGVIRMWDIAQGRETGVLLGHSNAVTAIVITPDDRYALSGGISQRLRLWDLTNGKEKIVFPPDVLSVSSLSLTADGKLVVVGSWDGTASIWDVASGKKLRTYDGNFKKSS